The Etheostoma cragini isolate CJK2018 unplaced genomic scaffold, CSU_Ecrag_1.0 ScbMSFa_3716, whole genome shotgun sequence nucleotide sequence aaaccgccgccgcagaccgtctggtgggcaaTGTCCGACCGGTAAGATCTctggttgtgacctgctgggcttcgtataatctttatgagagtcatgtagagacttatgacaacgactgggatgcatctgggacggcagagccgggggggacactgtcacaggatgcagaggaagaagaccgggatgtccgggagggtttgatgcgctacttgaaaagctaaataaaaacttttctttgataacttgtcttgttttttgaaagtaacagtgtgcaatattggaaacgacataaagaCCCCAACAGcctttaatattgaacagttgataagtgagaatagtgcagagagtagataatctgtcggtgtctggctagatttattttttaaatgtccatttattctggacacacactccgcactcttgtctgctaacaacgcagtgatccgaccaaccagcagtctgcaggttttcacgtcaccttttgagCTCGACTCAGCTCGcctggaacctcgactgaggtagtactaaaaaaagtccctggtagcaggtcccagggacttgtttttgtaacggaaaaccaaaaaaggcgagtagagttgaGGCGTGTTGAGTAGATACCAcacagtggaaaaccgccattagatTCGAGGTCAGTCAGAGTAGACAGAGTGCAGGCCTGCACTTTGCCCTGATTCTTTTAGGTAGAcataaaccaaataacagatgtcctgtaatctctgtgtgtctaactTTCAATAAAGGAAGAGAACTGCAGAGATTTTCCCGGAGTTCTCGTAAAGTCACGCTGGCAGATAGGTGGCTATTCTGATGGGCTCCCCTTTTGCAATTGTCTATTAACTGCTCATTGCCGTCTGCCTCTCTTTTCTTGCTTGACCGTGTTTATTTAATGAGGTAAAGTGTTCTGAACCTGACACCCTGCAAAAAAGCTACgatgactgtttatctgtgtggaTTTTAAAATCTATCCGTCAACCCCGTCTTGCCCGTATTGGATGGAATTATGTCAATTTGCACTTTTTATCTGTTATACATTACAACCTGGATGCAACAAAGAACCCTTTTTTCCGGTTTAGTACATAACCcaaagttttacaaaacaaaagaaaaattttCAGTAACTTTACATATGTTGACAAGAAAGATGCTCACAAAACACTTTACTTGCCATTGAGTTTCTTGCGCACATTCATGTCCTCTTaaatacaaagaactgctaAGTTCTATATTCCCAACATAATGTCTCTGACACTAAATCCAGATGAAAACACTAAATGTCAGAATTGGGATTTGAACTCACGCCTCCAGTGAAGAACGCAACCTAAACGCAGCGCCTTGGACCGCTCGGCCATCCTGACTGAGCTTGCAGATGTTCAGTGGGACCTGTCTCAAAAATGATAATATAGTAAATCAAATGTCATGATATGGTAGTTTCTCAGTCATCCATGTCATAGTTAGCAAGGGAAGGTTTCTCAACTGTCAGCCCAAATATATGGGCGTTCATGGAGACATGGAAGAAAGTCAACAGGGTGACTCCCACAAGGATattgaaatatcactgaataaaagaagaaacctgTGTAAAacatagggctgcacaattaatcaaattttaatcacgattaagATCTTGGCCTCATTGAACTTGTCCTCGTTGCCATCCCCTGCCTCTCCCTCGTCCTCCCCTTGCTCTCTGTCTATTGTCGACATTTGTTGTTCCAAAACAGGTAATCAGACCTTTGACCCATTTATAGGCCTAAACTAAAGCAGTGATATATAGTGATCAGTTAAGCAATTAGCGGTTGCACTTGTGATAAGTGTGTATGACGTGAATAAGTGTagcattttgattggttgtgCTTGGAAAAGGAAAGCAAGACACGACCTGTTAGaatttttgtgtctttggtagagaattgtgtgtagtgttttgaaaaaaaatgtttcatacAATGGAAAATTGAGTGAAAGGCTGAGAAATAGCTCATGTTTTTGGAGTACTGGTGTGTGGTTTTGCTGTTTGAGTGAGATTTTGTGTAAGCTGTTGTGTCATGTGACATTTGGATGAAGTTTCAATAAGTGTGCACTTGAAGTAAGATACGTGAATAGTAGACTTTTGACAGACTCACCCAACAGTGTGTGTCAATGCATGGTTTAATTTGACATGATACATGAAAGAGTACCTGACTTTATTaaacaatttcaattcaatttccttTTATTGAAAGCTCTAAGAGGCTCTCCAGCTCCTGTTTACATCACTTGTCCTGTCATCCTTTAGGCAGTAGCAGTAAGTAACAGTAGAAAAGAATTAAAGATGTGATAATTGTTGTAAAACTTTAAGGAttctgacacaaacacagatgattacacagacatacacacaatcacacgcCCTTGGTGGTTTCAGTGTTGGTGGGATTGATTGGAATGCATGCCACTGCGTCGGCTCAGGCATCATATGAGTGACATGACACAGATTGACTGTTGCATACTGCTACAACCTACGTCATCCCAGCATTGGCCAACTGTAAACACCAAAATCATAGTCAAAGTCAGTCAGCGCTGCACCAATCAAACCTGAAACTGTCTCATAACAGACAAAGTGATTGATTTAAGACAAGCAGCTATGTTTGAACTGAAGAACAAAAGTGACTTAAATgtgaaattcaaaaaaatattgatCTTAAGATGATTCCCTAAAGTTAATAAATGCATttacttaaatacaattttaagctttttctactttacttgagtGTCCATTTCCTGCCACTTTTTTCCtgccacattttcttttactccactacatttcaaagggaaatgtACTTCATACTGCACTCACTGCAttgtatttgttaattttaGGTACTTTCTAAAGTCAGATTATAAATGCAAAGTATAAtcaacccaaaatgattgttgtAAATTACCCTATTGTTTAACCTAGCATCCTTATCATTAACTtggtacatttacaaaaacaactctACCGACTTTAGTTATTGAATAGTATGCTCTTGTTGTGATTTACCTCCAGTATTCATCTGCAGACAGCACTGCTCTTTGGTATTATCAGGTTGTGCTGGACACCAGAACGTAAAATCCAAAGTTGTACCGTCAGTCCAGAACCAATTAGTTTCCTAGAAGACATAAAAGAAAGAACATAATAAAatagcataaaataaaaataaaaatcctttcATTCTGTCAGAATCATCAAAACCctgtaaaatgaaatattacCTCTTGGCAAGCCGAGCCTCCAATCCATGTTGGTTCAGATGTCATCTGCTGTAAGTGATTGTACTCCTCTGCGCTGTGGATGGATGCCAGGTTTCCTCCAATGGTCTTACAGAATTGCTACAGTGGAAATGCCAAAAGCACAGAGTCTGAAGATGACAATTAAACAAGCATGCAAGGCAACTGCCACCATCAGAGCACTTTATAAGCAATCAGAATCCACACAGATTACCTGAGCATTAGCCCAAGTCCTTCTTGCTTTCTCAAGAAAGAAGCAGCGTTGACCGAATTTACTCCAGTTGTGGGGGCAACCTGTGGCCGGAGAAATTGCTGTCCGAAGGAAAACGGCATGGGACTTTGCACCCTCTATATCAGGCATGGTGCTGTTGTTAGATGTGACTTCTAGAGACAAACAGATAGAAATAAGCAGAAGTGTTTCTGGTTTTGGGTCTCAATGAGTTACTAAATTCATTATTTGCTTGGttcatcaaaattaaaaaaaatgaaacaaagtaaaTTTGAGCTTTTGTTTAGACCAGATCAGATTTTCGCAGCTAGCTTCTATACTTGATCTCTCCTGCTTCTTCACAagttagatttttctttttttttaaattggatttaACTGCACATGCTTTTTCTCTGTAAAATGTCTCTATAGAATTATACCttttattagggctgcacaattaatcaaattgcAATCGCGATcatgattttggcttcccacaatcaaattggcgtgatcgagcgattttaaaaaatatattttcataaaaacgccccgttttttttttgcatagtcCATCTGCTGCTCTGTAAACCATcatgtctgatcatgagccagttcCCTGCACCATGCatcttagtttctagatggagacagtcccagaggacagagtaacgggaggaaaactcaacagatagctgtcggttatacgtcggtctcaaggtttaccagtttaccagtaaacgcaacattcagtcccgtctgtgttattcagacaacaggagtgaccagtgctagttggtgctagttAGCATATGTTAGTTTACAGGCCTCGAGCGCAAGTAGTATTTTTCCTCTAGGGTGCACCGGTGCATCTAAcgtccttgcatccgctgcaatgttgttctacatggtttaattttttgttacatgacccatttcttctgtaaagccgtgcatGTGTTTGACCTcttctctactctctctcctcttactctctgcgcagccccgccacacagcgccggtTACACTTCTGatatttgtctacagttttcattgttattaACACATCTGTATATTGTTACGCATGAGAGGCAAACTGTATTACCGCTGTATAATCTGGTAAACTATCTGTCATcggtgaaaaacacagaagaagttattgaatgcaactaacttcagttggtagagtaagagtgtgagacggagctgctggacctgggccagagatgtgacccatggccagaatatcatagttcataaaaatgcagcggtgtgacaatacagacatttcatacagaCAACGTGTGTAACTCCGCTGACCCGCCGTTCGAcacgtgctggacccattcataatgatcagccATCTCTATGAGAACAGACAtagcactccctctctctccctagctcttgtaatcagttattgttgaaaacaagcgAAGGAGCTTTTTTTTAGAGatacataaagaaacaaaaatcctaggctatttatttacaattgcgaattttcatttccatgtgttcaacttcaacataagaagaatgtagcataataaggatgtgaaagcagttataaacagcctacgtgacaataaaatatgttttggttaaaatccaTGAATCGTGATAATAATCGTGATCataattttgatcaaaataatcgtgattatcattttggccataatcatgcagccctaccttttatatttaaaaaaaatgccaaaaagtcAGATTCCAATCCTATTTTATCTTAGTTACTGTCATGTTGTATGCCATTAttgattgcatttgtttttgttgtgtagtTGCCTCTACCTTGATGTGTGGACCAGCGAAAGGCCAGCTCTTATATAGTTCCTAACATTTCACAAGATTATTCATTTATCCATTATTGATTTTTGTGTGGAAACAACTCAAGAGCAGACTTTGCACTCCATTGCTTcatattacagtaaatgtgatAGAGTGAATTACTGGAAGCTTTCACCTGTGCAACAACTGTAAAGGCTATGAACCCTGTAATTTCTTTCCTACTTTGATCATATTGTATATTACtacacattttaatacaaatttaaCTGTCTAGTGATTTCAGATTTACATAAGTGGTACAAATGTCTTGGCTGTGAACCTGATGGCGGCCCGGGGGAAAGG carries:
- the LOC117940910 gene encoding type-2 ice-structuring protein-like, with protein sequence MPDIEGAKSHAVFLRTAISPATGCPHNWSKFGQRCFFLEKARRTWANAQQFCKTIGGNLASIHSAEEYNHLQQMTSEPTWIGGSACQEETNWFWTDGTTLDFTFWCPAQPDNTKEQCCLQMNTGVGQCWDDVGCSSMQQSICVMSLI